One window of the Lipingzhangella halophila genome contains the following:
- a CDS encoding cyclase family protein — protein sequence MRFSQRPEGSTWGDFPEDDQGGMVGRLNLLTPEKVRQGAAEVREGRAFSLSLPLDCPYRPALNPNRLPPVVRPTLRQGFVNFNCDMRRIDPETTDVMCDDLVVLHTQYSTHWDSLAHAGTRFDADGDGAEEAVYYDGYRAGTDVVGPADTGGAGLDSLPGPSTSTGGPLGVDAMARAGVQGRGVLLDLRAHLGDEWQRVGLDTLREVLAADGVEVEPGDVLCLHTGFAEHLLEKGEDIDGEELRQRGAGLDGRDEALLGWITDSGIAAIVADNYAVEAVPAGPAEGPAPFLPLHRHCLFTLGMPLGELWRLTPLADHLRRTGRSRFLLTAPPLNLPRATGSPVTPVATV from the coding sequence ATGCGGTTCAGCCAGCGGCCAGAAGGCTCCACGTGGGGCGACTTTCCCGAAGACGACCAGGGCGGCATGGTGGGGCGGCTGAACCTCCTCACCCCCGAGAAGGTGCGCCAGGGCGCGGCGGAGGTCCGCGAGGGACGCGCGTTCAGCCTCAGCCTCCCCCTGGACTGCCCGTACCGGCCGGCGCTCAACCCGAACCGGTTGCCGCCCGTGGTGCGCCCGACGCTCCGCCAGGGATTCGTGAACTTCAACTGCGACATGCGCCGGATCGACCCCGAGACCACCGACGTCATGTGCGACGACCTCGTGGTGCTGCACACGCAGTACTCCACGCACTGGGACTCGCTCGCGCACGCTGGTACGCGCTTCGACGCCGATGGCGACGGGGCCGAGGAGGCCGTCTACTACGACGGCTACCGCGCCGGGACCGATGTCGTGGGCCCCGCGGACACCGGCGGCGCCGGCCTTGACAGCCTTCCGGGGCCGTCCACCTCCACGGGCGGGCCGCTCGGCGTCGACGCGATGGCGCGCGCCGGGGTCCAGGGACGCGGTGTGCTCCTCGACCTGCGGGCGCACCTCGGGGACGAGTGGCAGCGCGTCGGGCTCGACACGCTGCGCGAGGTGCTGGCCGCCGATGGGGTCGAGGTCGAACCCGGTGACGTGCTCTGCCTGCACACCGGCTTCGCCGAGCACCTGCTGGAGAAGGGCGAGGACATCGACGGCGAGGAGCTGCGGCAACGCGGTGCCGGGCTCGACGGGCGCGACGAGGCGCTGCTGGGGTGGATCACCGACTCCGGCATCGCCGCGATCGTGGCCGACAACTACGCGGTCGAGGCGGTCCCCGCCGGGCCGGCCGAGGGGCCCGCGCCGTTCCTGCCGCTGCACCGGCACTGCCTGTTCACGCTGGGGATGCCGCTGGGCGAGCTGTGGCGGCTCACCCCGTTGGCCGACCACCTGCGCCGCACCGGCCGGTCGCGCTTCCTGCTCACCGCGCCGCCGCTGAACCTGCCCCGCGCCACCGGCTCGCCGGTCACCCCCGTGGCCACCGTGTGA
- a CDS encoding SDR family oxidoreductase, producing the protein MADPLPERVLVTGGASGIGAAIADRCAATGYEVLVLDRQPSEHPHTVVDLADPDATAAALESALASGPITRLVNNVGAVFPAAVEDATLAEHQSAWELNVRSAVQCTAALTPSMREAGFGRIVSLSSRAALGKEMRSAYAATKSALIGLTRVWALELGEHGITANAVGPGPIATPLFEEANPPGAPRTQAIVDSVPVGRMGTPQDVAHAVDFLLDARSGFVTGQTLYVCGGMTVGSASV; encoded by the coding sequence ATGGCCGATCCATTGCCCGAGCGCGTCCTCGTTACCGGAGGCGCGAGCGGCATCGGCGCGGCGATCGCCGACCGCTGCGCGGCCACCGGGTACGAGGTGCTGGTTCTCGACCGGCAGCCCAGCGAGCACCCGCACACCGTGGTGGATCTCGCCGACCCCGATGCCACCGCCGCGGCGCTGGAGTCGGCGCTGGCGAGCGGGCCGATCACCCGGCTGGTGAACAACGTTGGGGCGGTGTTTCCCGCGGCGGTCGAGGACGCGACCCTGGCGGAGCACCAGTCCGCGTGGGAGCTCAACGTGCGCTCGGCGGTGCAGTGCACCGCCGCCCTCACCCCCTCGATGCGCGAGGCCGGCTTCGGCCGGATCGTCTCGCTCAGCTCACGCGCGGCACTCGGCAAGGAGATGCGCTCGGCCTACGCAGCGACCAAGAGCGCCCTCATCGGGCTCACCCGAGTGTGGGCGCTGGAGCTGGGTGAGCACGGCATCACCGCCAACGCGGTCGGTCCCGGCCCCATCGCGACTCCGCTGTTCGAGGAGGCGAACCCGCCGGGCGCTCCGCGCACCCAGGCGATTGTCGACAGCGTCCCGGTCGGCCGTATGGGAACGCCGCAGGACGTCGCACACGCGGTGGATTTCCTCCTCGACGCCCGCTCGGGCTTCGTCACCGGGCAGACGCTGTACGTGTGCGGCGGAATGACGGTCGGATCCGCGTCCGTGTGA